From the Cucurbita pepo subsp. pepo cultivar mu-cu-16 chromosome LG05, ASM280686v2, whole genome shotgun sequence genome, one window contains:
- the LOC111795384 gene encoding uncharacterized protein LOC111795384 isoform X7 yields the protein MKNGFDGRSLAEKFSDLAVSAAPAEQSNSHSSNNHSNNNDSNLFQVLKAVEAAEATIKQQVEENNRLRIELQKKIQKLEKYKVDEPLAQRLHSTNQWIENDHQGSNGEHQSDISESRFENSKSDRMVNALPGVQPPVDNAGCSQFSSPSTTSFSASRFAVDGEYDPQIKFSGHGMMPKAEANIPNSLWKQDLVVKVQEHEDEIVLLRKHLADYSVKEAQIRNEKYVLEKRIAYMRLAFDQQQQELVDAASKALSYRQDIIEENIRLTYALQEAQQERTTFVSSLLSLLAEYSLQPPVPDAQSIVSNVKILFKHLQEKLLLTETKLKESQYQLTPWRSDASHSSFAPQSPFHSVGATLTASTKNGLELVPQPSYWNGNIPVSSSDAQTTADWDLPSHHQIGLDVAKKLEPDDLGRYSHQASSDALHTIPSDLTSVSLLGTRYSEGTNKQVTFREPVTNSDDQDVADQTEREPISNWSSGQSPPPATLDEPSSSHSQILPPVLEEPSPSFSEDDDPLPAIEGLQISGEAFPGQELQACGYSINGTTSCNFEWVRHLEDGSVNYIEGAKQPNYRVTADDVNTYLAIEVQPLDNRRRKGELVKVFANDHLKIICDPEMQNHIEKTLSSGHASYKVSMGAGYPDTWEVATLSIKREGYSIKCSRPGGDVITEKFSPNTTISIPFGDPSEFVITGSNKVEHHLRADNSSADISCLRDTIVLTLRLFVIRAGERRKGKRRVLFFHKHVPPHVAHLGRRVRGVEVRPCLSYDILRHF from the exons atgaaaaatgGTTTCGACGGGAGATCATTGGCTGAAAAATTCTCTGACTTGGCCGTCAGTGCTGCACCAGCAGAGCAATCTAACTCCCACTCATCCAACAATCACAGTAACAACAATGATAGCAACTTGTTCCAGGTACTGAAAGCTGTTGAAGCAGCCGAGGCTACCATCAAGCAACAG GTGGAGGAAAATAACCGACTGAGGATTGAACTTCAGAAAAAGATCCAGAAACTTGAGAAATAT AAGGTTGATGAACCTTTGGCTCAAAGGCTTCATTCCACAAACCAATGGATTGAGAATGACCATCAAGGATCTAATGGGGAGCATCAATCAGATATTTCAG AATCTCGCTTTGAGAACAGCAAGTCGGACAGGATGGTGAATGCTCTTCCTGGTGTTCAGCCACCGGTTGACAATGCTGGTTGCTCACAATTCTCTTCACCATCTACAACATCTTTCTCTGCTAGCAG GTTTGCAGTGGATGGAGAATATGATCCACAGATTAAGTTTTCTGGACATGGCATGATGCCAAAGGCTGAAGCAAATATTCCCAACAGTCTCTGGAAACAG GATCTTGTTGTTAAAGTCCAGGAACATGAAGATGAAATTGTGCTGTTACGCAAGCATCTTGCTGATTATTCTGTCAAG GAAGCACAAATacgaaatgaaaaatatgttCTGGAAAAACGTATTGCCTATATGCGTTTG GCCTTtgatcaacaacaacaagagcTTGTTGATGCTGCTTCTAAAGCTCTCTCCTATAGACAAGACATAATTGAGGAAAATATCCGTCTTACATATGCGTTGCAG GAAGCTCAACAAGAGAGAACCACCTTTGTATCATCTTTGCTGTCTCTTCTTGCAGAATATTCACTGCAACCTCCTGTTCCTGATGCTCAATCCATCGTCAGCAATGTCAAG ATTCTATTCAAGCACTTGCAGGAGAAGCTTCTTCTCACTGAG ACAAAATTGAAGGAGTCACAGTATCAATTAACACCTTGGCGCTCTGATGCAAGCCACTCAAGTTTTGCACCACAGTCACCCTTCCATTCTGTTGGTGCAACCTTAACCGCTTCA ACTAAAAATGGGCTTGAGTTGGTTCCTCAACCTTCTTATTGGAACGGGAATATCCcagtttcttcttctgatGCTCAGACCACAGCTGATTGGGATCTACCCAGTCATCATCAGATTGGTTTAGATGTTGCAAAAAAGTTGGAACCAGATGATTTGGGGAGGTATTCACATCAAGCAAGCAG TGACGCTCTTCACACTATTCCTTCAGATCTAACTTCTGTTAGTCTACTTGGTACACGTTACAGTGAAGGAACAAACAAACAGGTGACATTTCGTGAACCTGTAACCAATAGTGATGATCAAGATGTGGCCGACCAAACAGAGAGAGAACCTATCTCCAACTGGAGTTCTGGGCAATCACCTCCTCCTGCCACTCTTGATGAACCAAGCTCCTCTCATTCTCAAATTCTGCCTCCAGTCCTCGAGGAACCTTCACCTTCGTTTTCTGAAG ATGATGATCCATTACCTGCTATTGAGGGGCTTCAAATATCTGGTGAAGCTTTTCCGGGGCAAGAGCTCCAAGCATGTGGATACTCAATTAATGGAACAACTAGCTGTAATTTTGAG TGGGTCCGGCATTTGGAGGATGGATCTGTGAATTACATTGAAG GGGCAAAGCAACCAAACTATCGTGTTACTGCGGATGATGTTAACACCTATCTAGCTATTGAAGTCCAGCCTTTGGATAACAGAAGGCGCAAG GGAGAGCTTGTAAAAGTTTTTGCCAATGATCACCTAAAGATTATTTGTG ATCCCGAAATGCAGAACCACATAGAGAAGACTCTTTCTAGTGGTCATGCTTCATATAAAGTATCCATGGGG GCCGGATATCCAGATACATGGGAAGTGGCTACACTATCCATCAAAAGGGAAGGATACAGTATAAAATGTAGCAGGCCTGGTGGTGATGTCATCACTGAAAAGTTTTCTCCAAATACAACT ATTTCAATTCCATTTGGAGATCCCTCTGAGTTTGTAATAACTGGTTCAAACAAAGTTGAGCATCACTTGCGTGCTGACAACAGTTCTGCAGATATTAGCTG tTTAAGAGATACCATTGTGCTAACCTTGAGACTATTCGTTATTAGG GCAggtgagagaagaaaagggaaaaggcGAGTTTTGTTCTTTCACAA ACATGTGCCGCCACATGTAGCTCACTTAGGTCGCAGGGTTCGTGGTGTAGAGGTGAGACCATGCCTCTCCTACgacattttgagacatttctAA
- the LOC111795384 gene encoding uncharacterized protein LOC111795384 isoform X6, which produces MKNGFDGRSLAEKFSDLAVSAAPAEQSNSHSSNNHSNNNDSNLFQVLKAVEAAEATIKQQVEENNRLRIELQKKIQKLEKYKVDEPLAQRLHSTNQWIENDHQGSNGEHQSDISGDSEGHRFKKNISIVDSQGALVVHQDVLQKDEVSMRVDTESRFENSKSDRMVNALPGVQPPVDNAGCSQFSSPSTTSFSASRFAVDGEYDPQIKFSGHGMMPKAEANIPNSLWKQDLVVKVQEHEDEIVLLRKHLADYSVKEAQIRNEKYVLEKRIAYMRLAFDQQQQELVDAASKALSYRQDIIEENIRLTYALQEAQQERTTFVSSLLSLLAEYSLQPPVPDAQSIVSNVKILFKHLQEKLLLTETKLKESQYQLTPWRSDASHSSFAPQSPFHSVGATLTASTKNGLELVPQPSYWNGNIPVSSSDAQTTADWDLPSHHQIGLDVAKKLEPDDLGRYSHQASSDALHTIPSDLTSVSLLGTRYSEGTNKQVTFREPVTNSDDQDVADQTEREPISNWSSGQSPPPATLDEPSSSHSQILPPVLEEPSPSFSEDDDPLPAIEGLQISGEAFPGQELQACGYSINGTTSCNFEWVRHLEDGSVNYIEGAKQPNYRVTADDVNTYLAIEVQPLDNRRRKGELVKVFANDHLKIICDPEMQNHIEKTLSSGHASYKVSMGAGYPDTWEVATLSIKREGYSIKCSRPGGDVITEKFSPNTTISIPFGDPSEFVITGSNKVEHHLRADNSSADISCLRDTIVLTLRLFVIRAGERRKGKRRVLFFHK; this is translated from the exons atgaaaaatgGTTTCGACGGGAGATCATTGGCTGAAAAATTCTCTGACTTGGCCGTCAGTGCTGCACCAGCAGAGCAATCTAACTCCCACTCATCCAACAATCACAGTAACAACAATGATAGCAACTTGTTCCAGGTACTGAAAGCTGTTGAAGCAGCCGAGGCTACCATCAAGCAACAG GTGGAGGAAAATAACCGACTGAGGATTGAACTTCAGAAAAAGATCCAGAAACTTGAGAAATAT AAGGTTGATGAACCTTTGGCTCAAAGGCTTCATTCCACAAACCAATGGATTGAGAATGACCATCAAGGATCTAATGGGGAGCATCAATCAGATATTTCAGGTGATAGTGAAGGACATAGGTTTAAGAAGAACATTTCTATTGTTGATTCACAGGGTGCGCTAGTTGTCCATCAAGATGTTTTGCAAAAGGATGAAGTTTCCATGCGGGTTGATACAGAATCTCGCTTTGAGAACAGCAAGTCGGACAGGATGGTGAATGCTCTTCCTGGTGTTCAGCCACCGGTTGACAATGCTGGTTGCTCACAATTCTCTTCACCATCTACAACATCTTTCTCTGCTAGCAG GTTTGCAGTGGATGGAGAATATGATCCACAGATTAAGTTTTCTGGACATGGCATGATGCCAAAGGCTGAAGCAAATATTCCCAACAGTCTCTGGAAACAG GATCTTGTTGTTAAAGTCCAGGAACATGAAGATGAAATTGTGCTGTTACGCAAGCATCTTGCTGATTATTCTGTCAAG GAAGCACAAATacgaaatgaaaaatatgttCTGGAAAAACGTATTGCCTATATGCGTTTG GCCTTtgatcaacaacaacaagagcTTGTTGATGCTGCTTCTAAAGCTCTCTCCTATAGACAAGACATAATTGAGGAAAATATCCGTCTTACATATGCGTTGCAG GAAGCTCAACAAGAGAGAACCACCTTTGTATCATCTTTGCTGTCTCTTCTTGCAGAATATTCACTGCAACCTCCTGTTCCTGATGCTCAATCCATCGTCAGCAATGTCAAG ATTCTATTCAAGCACTTGCAGGAGAAGCTTCTTCTCACTGAG ACAAAATTGAAGGAGTCACAGTATCAATTAACACCTTGGCGCTCTGATGCAAGCCACTCAAGTTTTGCACCACAGTCACCCTTCCATTCTGTTGGTGCAACCTTAACCGCTTCA ACTAAAAATGGGCTTGAGTTGGTTCCTCAACCTTCTTATTGGAACGGGAATATCCcagtttcttcttctgatGCTCAGACCACAGCTGATTGGGATCTACCCAGTCATCATCAGATTGGTTTAGATGTTGCAAAAAAGTTGGAACCAGATGATTTGGGGAGGTATTCACATCAAGCAAGCAG TGACGCTCTTCACACTATTCCTTCAGATCTAACTTCTGTTAGTCTACTTGGTACACGTTACAGTGAAGGAACAAACAAACAGGTGACATTTCGTGAACCTGTAACCAATAGTGATGATCAAGATGTGGCCGACCAAACAGAGAGAGAACCTATCTCCAACTGGAGTTCTGGGCAATCACCTCCTCCTGCCACTCTTGATGAACCAAGCTCCTCTCATTCTCAAATTCTGCCTCCAGTCCTCGAGGAACCTTCACCTTCGTTTTCTGAAG ATGATGATCCATTACCTGCTATTGAGGGGCTTCAAATATCTGGTGAAGCTTTTCCGGGGCAAGAGCTCCAAGCATGTGGATACTCAATTAATGGAACAACTAGCTGTAATTTTGAG TGGGTCCGGCATTTGGAGGATGGATCTGTGAATTACATTGAAG GGGCAAAGCAACCAAACTATCGTGTTACTGCGGATGATGTTAACACCTATCTAGCTATTGAAGTCCAGCCTTTGGATAACAGAAGGCGCAAG GGAGAGCTTGTAAAAGTTTTTGCCAATGATCACCTAAAGATTATTTGTG ATCCCGAAATGCAGAACCACATAGAGAAGACTCTTTCTAGTGGTCATGCTTCATATAAAGTATCCATGGGG GCCGGATATCCAGATACATGGGAAGTGGCTACACTATCCATCAAAAGGGAAGGATACAGTATAAAATGTAGCAGGCCTGGTGGTGATGTCATCACTGAAAAGTTTTCTCCAAATACAACT ATTTCAATTCCATTTGGAGATCCCTCTGAGTTTGTAATAACTGGTTCAAACAAAGTTGAGCATCACTTGCGTGCTGACAACAGTTCTGCAGATATTAGCTG tTTAAGAGATACCATTGTGCTAACCTTGAGACTATTCGTTATTAGG GCAggtgagagaagaaaagggaaaaggcGAGTTTTGTTCTTTCACAA GTAG
- the LOC111795384 gene encoding uncharacterized protein LOC111795384 isoform X5, with protein sequence MKNGFDGRSLAEKFSDLAVSAAPAEQSNSHSSNNHSNNNDSNLFQVLKAVEAAEATIKQQVEENNRLRIELQKKIQKLEKYKVDEPLAQRLHSTNQWIENDHQGSNGEHQSDISGDSEGHRFKKNISIVDSQGALVVHQDVLQKDEVSMRVDTESRFENSKSDRMVNALPGVQPPVDNAGCSQFSSPSTTSFSASRFAVDGEYDPQIKFSGHGMMPKAEANIPNSLWKQDLVVKVQEHEDEIVLLRKHLADYSVKEAQIRNEKYVLEKRIAYMRLAFDQQQQELVDAASKALSYRQDIIEENIRLTYALQEAQQERTTFVSSLLSLLAEYSLQPPVPDAQSIVSNVKILFKHLQEKLLLTETKLKESQYQLTPWRSDASHSSFAPQSPFHSVGATLTASTKNGLELVPQPSYWNGNIPVSSSDAQTTADWDLPSHHQIGLDVAKKLEPDDLGRYSHQASSDALHTIPSDLTSVSLLGTRYSEGTNKQVTFREPVTNSDDQDVADQTEREPISNWSSGQSPPPATLDEPSSSHSQILPPVLEEPSPSFSEDDDPLPAIEGLQISGEAFPGQELQACGYSINGTTSCNFEWVRHLEDGSVNYIEGAKQPNYRVTADDVNTYLAIEVQPLDNRRRKGELVKVFANDHLKIICDPEMQNHIEKTLSSGHASYKVSMGAGYPDTWEVATLSIKREGYSIKCSRPGGDVITEKFSPNTTISIPFGDPSEFVITGSNKVEHHLRADNSSADISCLRDTIVLTLRLFVIRAGERRKGKRRVLFFHKILVHTSI encoded by the exons atgaaaaatgGTTTCGACGGGAGATCATTGGCTGAAAAATTCTCTGACTTGGCCGTCAGTGCTGCACCAGCAGAGCAATCTAACTCCCACTCATCCAACAATCACAGTAACAACAATGATAGCAACTTGTTCCAGGTACTGAAAGCTGTTGAAGCAGCCGAGGCTACCATCAAGCAACAG GTGGAGGAAAATAACCGACTGAGGATTGAACTTCAGAAAAAGATCCAGAAACTTGAGAAATAT AAGGTTGATGAACCTTTGGCTCAAAGGCTTCATTCCACAAACCAATGGATTGAGAATGACCATCAAGGATCTAATGGGGAGCATCAATCAGATATTTCAGGTGATAGTGAAGGACATAGGTTTAAGAAGAACATTTCTATTGTTGATTCACAGGGTGCGCTAGTTGTCCATCAAGATGTTTTGCAAAAGGATGAAGTTTCCATGCGGGTTGATACAGAATCTCGCTTTGAGAACAGCAAGTCGGACAGGATGGTGAATGCTCTTCCTGGTGTTCAGCCACCGGTTGACAATGCTGGTTGCTCACAATTCTCTTCACCATCTACAACATCTTTCTCTGCTAGCAG GTTTGCAGTGGATGGAGAATATGATCCACAGATTAAGTTTTCTGGACATGGCATGATGCCAAAGGCTGAAGCAAATATTCCCAACAGTCTCTGGAAACAG GATCTTGTTGTTAAAGTCCAGGAACATGAAGATGAAATTGTGCTGTTACGCAAGCATCTTGCTGATTATTCTGTCAAG GAAGCACAAATacgaaatgaaaaatatgttCTGGAAAAACGTATTGCCTATATGCGTTTG GCCTTtgatcaacaacaacaagagcTTGTTGATGCTGCTTCTAAAGCTCTCTCCTATAGACAAGACATAATTGAGGAAAATATCCGTCTTACATATGCGTTGCAG GAAGCTCAACAAGAGAGAACCACCTTTGTATCATCTTTGCTGTCTCTTCTTGCAGAATATTCACTGCAACCTCCTGTTCCTGATGCTCAATCCATCGTCAGCAATGTCAAG ATTCTATTCAAGCACTTGCAGGAGAAGCTTCTTCTCACTGAG ACAAAATTGAAGGAGTCACAGTATCAATTAACACCTTGGCGCTCTGATGCAAGCCACTCAAGTTTTGCACCACAGTCACCCTTCCATTCTGTTGGTGCAACCTTAACCGCTTCA ACTAAAAATGGGCTTGAGTTGGTTCCTCAACCTTCTTATTGGAACGGGAATATCCcagtttcttcttctgatGCTCAGACCACAGCTGATTGGGATCTACCCAGTCATCATCAGATTGGTTTAGATGTTGCAAAAAAGTTGGAACCAGATGATTTGGGGAGGTATTCACATCAAGCAAGCAG TGACGCTCTTCACACTATTCCTTCAGATCTAACTTCTGTTAGTCTACTTGGTACACGTTACAGTGAAGGAACAAACAAACAGGTGACATTTCGTGAACCTGTAACCAATAGTGATGATCAAGATGTGGCCGACCAAACAGAGAGAGAACCTATCTCCAACTGGAGTTCTGGGCAATCACCTCCTCCTGCCACTCTTGATGAACCAAGCTCCTCTCATTCTCAAATTCTGCCTCCAGTCCTCGAGGAACCTTCACCTTCGTTTTCTGAAG ATGATGATCCATTACCTGCTATTGAGGGGCTTCAAATATCTGGTGAAGCTTTTCCGGGGCAAGAGCTCCAAGCATGTGGATACTCAATTAATGGAACAACTAGCTGTAATTTTGAG TGGGTCCGGCATTTGGAGGATGGATCTGTGAATTACATTGAAG GGGCAAAGCAACCAAACTATCGTGTTACTGCGGATGATGTTAACACCTATCTAGCTATTGAAGTCCAGCCTTTGGATAACAGAAGGCGCAAG GGAGAGCTTGTAAAAGTTTTTGCCAATGATCACCTAAAGATTATTTGTG ATCCCGAAATGCAGAACCACATAGAGAAGACTCTTTCTAGTGGTCATGCTTCATATAAAGTATCCATGGGG GCCGGATATCCAGATACATGGGAAGTGGCTACACTATCCATCAAAAGGGAAGGATACAGTATAAAATGTAGCAGGCCTGGTGGTGATGTCATCACTGAAAAGTTTTCTCCAAATACAACT ATTTCAATTCCATTTGGAGATCCCTCTGAGTTTGTAATAACTGGTTCAAACAAAGTTGAGCATCACTTGCGTGCTGACAACAGTTCTGCAGATATTAGCTG tTTAAGAGATACCATTGTGCTAACCTTGAGACTATTCGTTATTAGG GCAggtgagagaagaaaagggaaaaggcGAGTTTTGTTCTTTCACAA AATTCTAGTTCATACCTCAATTTAG
- the LOC111795384 gene encoding uncharacterized protein LOC111795384 isoform X3, translating into MKNGFDGRSLAEKFSDLAVSAAPAEQSNSHSSNNHSNNNDSNLFQVLKAVEAAEATIKQQVEENNRLRIELQKKIQKLEKYKVDEPLAQRLHSTNQWIENDHQGSNGEHQSDISGDSEGHRFKKNISIVDSQGALVVHQDVLQKDEVSMRVDTESRFENSKSDRMVNALPGVQPPVDNAGCSQFSSPSTTSFSASRFAVDGEYDPQIKFSGHGMMPKAEANIPNSLWKQDLVVKVQEHEDEIVLLRKHLADYSVKEAQIRNEKYVLEKRIAYMRLAFDQQQQELVDAASKALSYRQDIIEENIRLTYALQEAQQERTTFVSSLLSLLAEYSLQPPVPDAQSIVSNVKILFKHLQEKLLLTETKLKESQYQLTPWRSDASHSSFAPQSPFHSTKNGLELVPQPSYWNGNIPVSSSDAQTTADWDLPSHHQIGLDVAKKLEPDDLGRYSHQASSDALHTIPSDLTSVSLLGTRYSEGTNKQVTFREPVTNSDDQDVADQTEREPISNWSSGQSPPPATLDEPSSSHSQILPPVLEEPSPSFSEDDDPLPAIEGLQISGEAFPGQELQACGYSINGTTSCNFEWVRHLEDGSVNYIEGAKQPNYRVTADDVNTYLAIEVQPLDNRRRKGELVKVFANDHLKIICDPEMQNHIEKTLSSGHASYKVSMGAGYPDTWEVATLSIKREGYSIKCSRPGGDVITEKFSPNTTISIPFGDPSEFVITGSNKVEHHLRADNSSADISCLRDTIVLTLRLFVIRAGERRKGKRRVLFFHKHVPPHVAHLGRRVRGVEVRPCLSYDILRHF; encoded by the exons atgaaaaatgGTTTCGACGGGAGATCATTGGCTGAAAAATTCTCTGACTTGGCCGTCAGTGCTGCACCAGCAGAGCAATCTAACTCCCACTCATCCAACAATCACAGTAACAACAATGATAGCAACTTGTTCCAGGTACTGAAAGCTGTTGAAGCAGCCGAGGCTACCATCAAGCAACAG GTGGAGGAAAATAACCGACTGAGGATTGAACTTCAGAAAAAGATCCAGAAACTTGAGAAATAT AAGGTTGATGAACCTTTGGCTCAAAGGCTTCATTCCACAAACCAATGGATTGAGAATGACCATCAAGGATCTAATGGGGAGCATCAATCAGATATTTCAGGTGATAGTGAAGGACATAGGTTTAAGAAGAACATTTCTATTGTTGATTCACAGGGTGCGCTAGTTGTCCATCAAGATGTTTTGCAAAAGGATGAAGTTTCCATGCGGGTTGATACAGAATCTCGCTTTGAGAACAGCAAGTCGGACAGGATGGTGAATGCTCTTCCTGGTGTTCAGCCACCGGTTGACAATGCTGGTTGCTCACAATTCTCTTCACCATCTACAACATCTTTCTCTGCTAGCAG GTTTGCAGTGGATGGAGAATATGATCCACAGATTAAGTTTTCTGGACATGGCATGATGCCAAAGGCTGAAGCAAATATTCCCAACAGTCTCTGGAAACAG GATCTTGTTGTTAAAGTCCAGGAACATGAAGATGAAATTGTGCTGTTACGCAAGCATCTTGCTGATTATTCTGTCAAG GAAGCACAAATacgaaatgaaaaatatgttCTGGAAAAACGTATTGCCTATATGCGTTTG GCCTTtgatcaacaacaacaagagcTTGTTGATGCTGCTTCTAAAGCTCTCTCCTATAGACAAGACATAATTGAGGAAAATATCCGTCTTACATATGCGTTGCAG GAAGCTCAACAAGAGAGAACCACCTTTGTATCATCTTTGCTGTCTCTTCTTGCAGAATATTCACTGCAACCTCCTGTTCCTGATGCTCAATCCATCGTCAGCAATGTCAAG ATTCTATTCAAGCACTTGCAGGAGAAGCTTCTTCTCACTGAG ACAAAATTGAAGGAGTCACAGTATCAATTAACACCTTGGCGCTCTGATGCAAGCCACTCAAGTTTTGCACCACAGTCACCCTTCCATTCT ACTAAAAATGGGCTTGAGTTGGTTCCTCAACCTTCTTATTGGAACGGGAATATCCcagtttcttcttctgatGCTCAGACCACAGCTGATTGGGATCTACCCAGTCATCATCAGATTGGTTTAGATGTTGCAAAAAAGTTGGAACCAGATGATTTGGGGAGGTATTCACATCAAGCAAGCAG TGACGCTCTTCACACTATTCCTTCAGATCTAACTTCTGTTAGTCTACTTGGTACACGTTACAGTGAAGGAACAAACAAACAGGTGACATTTCGTGAACCTGTAACCAATAGTGATGATCAAGATGTGGCCGACCAAACAGAGAGAGAACCTATCTCCAACTGGAGTTCTGGGCAATCACCTCCTCCTGCCACTCTTGATGAACCAAGCTCCTCTCATTCTCAAATTCTGCCTCCAGTCCTCGAGGAACCTTCACCTTCGTTTTCTGAAG ATGATGATCCATTACCTGCTATTGAGGGGCTTCAAATATCTGGTGAAGCTTTTCCGGGGCAAGAGCTCCAAGCATGTGGATACTCAATTAATGGAACAACTAGCTGTAATTTTGAG TGGGTCCGGCATTTGGAGGATGGATCTGTGAATTACATTGAAG GGGCAAAGCAACCAAACTATCGTGTTACTGCGGATGATGTTAACACCTATCTAGCTATTGAAGTCCAGCCTTTGGATAACAGAAGGCGCAAG GGAGAGCTTGTAAAAGTTTTTGCCAATGATCACCTAAAGATTATTTGTG ATCCCGAAATGCAGAACCACATAGAGAAGACTCTTTCTAGTGGTCATGCTTCATATAAAGTATCCATGGGG GCCGGATATCCAGATACATGGGAAGTGGCTACACTATCCATCAAAAGGGAAGGATACAGTATAAAATGTAGCAGGCCTGGTGGTGATGTCATCACTGAAAAGTTTTCTCCAAATACAACT ATTTCAATTCCATTTGGAGATCCCTCTGAGTTTGTAATAACTGGTTCAAACAAAGTTGAGCATCACTTGCGTGCTGACAACAGTTCTGCAGATATTAGCTG tTTAAGAGATACCATTGTGCTAACCTTGAGACTATTCGTTATTAGG GCAggtgagagaagaaaagggaaaaggcGAGTTTTGTTCTTTCACAA ACATGTGCCGCCACATGTAGCTCACTTAGGTCGCAGGGTTCGTGGTGTAGAGGTGAGACCATGCCTCTCCTACgacattttgagacatttctAA